In Microbacterium sp. SLBN-146, one genomic interval encodes:
- a CDS encoding dehydrogenase — MAGKKRSKKDSLEFRNVQLADALQTQDMAAVAFALRHGPTVVPLMKPGARDNPLDVGEVWTYRDPNTGDVALLLFSDAANKPAALPPAVALQSPAALRALLGAHREEITTVFFDIAGPHPLQASPDDLIAALDA; from the coding sequence ATGGCCGGCAAGAAGCGCTCGAAGAAGGACTCGCTCGAGTTCCGGAACGTCCAGCTCGCTGACGCACTCCAGACGCAGGACATGGCAGCGGTTGCGTTCGCCCTCCGCCACGGTCCGACCGTCGTCCCGCTCATGAAGCCAGGCGCACGCGACAACCCGCTCGACGTGGGCGAAGTGTGGACGTACCGCGACCCGAACACGGGCGACGTGGCGCTTCTGCTGTTCAGTGATGCCGCCAACAAGCCCGCGGCGCTGCCGCCGGCTGTCGCGCTGCAATCCCCGGCCGCGCTGCGTGCACTTCTCGGAGCTCATCGGGAAGAGATCACGACGGTGTTCTTCGACATCGCCGGGCCTCACCCGCTGCAGGCGTCGCCCGATGACCTGATCGCGGCGCTCGACGCGTAG
- the radA gene encoding DNA repair protein RadA, protein MASRRPAQTAPYRCTECGWTTLRWVGRCGECQQWGTVVEAAEQTGITRSVAPVAPGATRVARPITQLDTTDAPRRTTGVGEFDRVLGGGVVPGAAILLSGEPGVGKSTLLLEVAAQSARAGRRVLYASAEESTAQVRLRAERTNALHDELYLASETDLATILGHVDQVEPQLLIVDSVQTVSSAMSDGMAGHPSQVREVAATLIRIAKDRGIPTIIVGHVTKDGTIAGPRILEHLVDVVCHFEGDRQTSLRFVRALKNRFGPTDEVGCFDMTGAGIAEVPDPSALFLGHGDPEPGTCIAISLEGRRALPVEVQALTIASSSPNPRRIVNGVDSARVAMVLAVLERRAGIKTSDQDVYVSTVGGVRFTEPAADLAIAIAVAGSVRNQATPRHLAAVGELSLTGEVRPVTQAPQRRSEAKRLGYTDVIDNRSGTLSGALSDVRLRVRAKPGDEAPGF, encoded by the coding sequence GCGGATGGACGACGCTGCGCTGGGTGGGCCGCTGCGGCGAGTGCCAGCAGTGGGGAACGGTCGTCGAGGCCGCAGAGCAGACCGGGATCACGCGATCGGTCGCTCCCGTGGCACCGGGCGCGACGCGCGTCGCACGCCCCATCACGCAGCTCGACACGACCGACGCGCCGCGCCGCACGACGGGGGTCGGCGAGTTCGACCGCGTGCTCGGCGGAGGTGTCGTGCCGGGCGCGGCGATCCTCCTCTCGGGCGAGCCCGGTGTCGGCAAATCCACCCTGCTGCTCGAGGTCGCGGCGCAGTCGGCCCGCGCAGGGCGGCGCGTGCTCTACGCGAGCGCCGAGGAGTCGACGGCGCAGGTGCGGCTGCGCGCCGAGCGCACCAACGCGCTCCACGATGAGCTCTATCTCGCGAGCGAGACCGACCTCGCGACGATCCTCGGCCACGTCGACCAGGTCGAGCCGCAGCTCCTCATCGTCGATTCGGTCCAGACGGTGTCCTCGGCGATGTCCGACGGCATGGCGGGGCACCCGTCGCAGGTGCGCGAAGTCGCGGCGACCCTCATCCGGATCGCGAAGGATCGCGGCATCCCGACCATCATCGTCGGGCACGTGACGAAAGACGGCACGATCGCCGGACCCCGCATTCTCGAACACCTCGTCGATGTCGTCTGCCACTTCGAAGGCGACCGCCAGACGTCGCTCCGCTTCGTGCGGGCGCTCAAGAACAGGTTCGGCCCGACCGACGAGGTCGGGTGCTTCGACATGACGGGCGCGGGCATCGCCGAGGTCCCCGACCCGAGTGCACTGTTCCTCGGTCATGGCGATCCCGAACCGGGCACGTGCATCGCGATCTCCCTCGAAGGGCGGCGCGCACTTCCCGTCGAGGTGCAGGCCCTCACGATCGCCTCGAGTTCCCCCAACCCGAGGCGGATCGTCAACGGCGTCGACAGCGCCCGCGTCGCGATGGTGCTCGCGGTGCTGGAGCGACGCGCCGGCATCAAGACGAGCGATCAAGACGTCTACGTCTCGACCGTCGGAGGTGTGCGATTCACCGAACCCGCGGCCGACCTCGCCATCGCGATCGCCGTCGCCGGGTCCGTTCGCAATCAGGCGACGCCGCGTCATCTTGCGGCCGTCGGTGAGTTGAGCCTCACGGGAGAGGTGCGACCCGTGACGCAGGCTCCGCAGCGGCGATCCGAAGCGAAGCGGCTCGGCTACACCGACGTCATCGACAATCGCTCCGGCACGCTGTCGGGCGCCCTGTCCGACGTCCGTCTGCGGGTGCGGGCGAAGCCCGGCGACGAGGCACCCGGGTTCTGA